Proteins from a single region of Terriglobus sp. TAA 43:
- a CDS encoding polysaccharide pyruvyl transferase family protein: MKTAAAAAVAMRAANLMAQASTMRPLLLRSGWQAVNIGDIGHTPGAIEIVQRYCPGRPIILWPSRGGLDLGAGDFLRRNFPSLRIVEGSVHDGKPDTPELAAAWQESGFLLHSSGSGFPAWRDVQAWSRGTGKPYGVFPVSTDPSPQGVPGPWLEGGTLSESRAASLSYPPGSIAQDFRQVIEQSKFMFTRDTISLGYLRAQGVHPPLLEMGPDTQFGMTLKDTARGDAYMKANGLQPHKFICAIPRLRYTINPKTGQAPNEVRAKINSEHVQHDMEMLLDVIVRYVRATGNKVLVCAEMTYQIALGKEYLVDRFPAELKDKLVFRDTFWMPDEAAAIYAQASAVVGFECHSPIIALVQGTPAFYIRQPTDTCKGQMYPDLGAGAWQFEADKTSADELWRVLQGILANPVAARRKALSVLDTVHAKQAVMGKALQTALTAMDAGTPKQS; the protein is encoded by the coding sequence TTGAAAACTGCCGCTGCTGCTGCCGTGGCCATGCGTGCTGCAAACTTGATGGCGCAAGCCTCCACAATGCGCCCTTTACTGCTGCGCAGCGGATGGCAGGCGGTAAACATAGGCGACATTGGCCACACGCCGGGCGCCATTGAGATCGTGCAACGTTACTGTCCGGGACGGCCCATCATTCTGTGGCCGAGTCGGGGAGGTCTGGACCTTGGAGCGGGCGATTTCTTGAGGCGTAACTTTCCTTCCCTGCGCATCGTTGAAGGCTCCGTCCACGACGGTAAGCCAGATACTCCTGAACTAGCGGCAGCGTGGCAGGAGTCTGGATTCCTGCTGCACAGTTCAGGATCAGGTTTCCCGGCGTGGCGTGACGTACAGGCCTGGAGCAGGGGCACCGGCAAGCCATATGGCGTGTTTCCGGTGAGCACGGACCCAAGCCCACAGGGTGTTCCCGGGCCATGGCTTGAGGGCGGCACATTGTCCGAGTCACGCGCCGCCAGCCTCTCCTATCCACCTGGGTCTATCGCCCAGGACTTCCGCCAGGTGATTGAACAGAGCAAGTTCATGTTCACACGCGACACCATCTCGCTCGGATACCTGAGAGCGCAGGGAGTCCATCCGCCCCTACTGGAGATGGGCCCGGACACGCAGTTCGGCATGACATTGAAAGATACCGCCCGTGGCGACGCATATATGAAGGCAAATGGACTGCAGCCACATAAGTTCATATGCGCCATCCCACGGCTCCGTTACACCATCAACCCCAAAACAGGACAGGCACCCAACGAAGTAAGAGCAAAGATCAATTCTGAGCATGTTCAGCACGACATGGAGATGTTGCTGGATGTCATCGTTCGTTACGTTCGGGCCACCGGAAACAAGGTGCTGGTATGCGCGGAGATGACCTATCAGATTGCCTTGGGCAAGGAATATCTAGTTGACCGGTTTCCAGCAGAGCTAAAAGACAAGTTGGTATTTCGGGACACGTTCTGGATGCCGGACGAGGCCGCTGCTATCTATGCGCAGGCATCAGCCGTCGTTGGATTTGAATGCCACTCACCCATCATCGCGTTGGTTCAGGGCACACCGGCGTTCTACATCCGGCAGCCAACAGACACATGTAAGGGGCAGATGTATCCCGATCTTGGTGCGGGAGCATGGCAGTTCGAAGCGGACAAGACAAGCGCTGACGAGCTGTGGCGCGTGTTGCAGGGCATCCTTGCGAATCCCGTAGCAGCCCGCCGCAAAGCACTCTCCGTGTTGGACACCGTGCATGCAAAGCAAGCGGTCATGGGTAAGGCGCTGCAGACTGCACTGACTGCGATGGATGCCGGCACACCGAAGCAGTCGTAG
- a CDS encoding carboxypeptidase-like regulatory domain-containing protein, with translation MNTFRSHKTAMSLLALAAVSMPYAADAQLVRGTIAGTVTDSAGSRIAGAKVHITNQSNGIGQDIITSDNGSYTSSPLEAGHYKVEVSKDGFSTLISSDIVLDAAAHVTQDAALTVGATTETVTVSALPPALNTTDATIGNTIDSRASQQLPVNGRSALALATLVPGVVSNLGAVSEGFANRGTSVSAIRISGGVTGQNSNLLDGINNVNSHTSEIGVNVKSDAIQEFRIMAGVIPAQFGYTSGGVINVVTRSGGNQFHGSLYEFFRNDALDANVAFPRSPFGKPKVRFNNYGGTVGGPIIKQKLFFFTNLEAYHYISETPAYTSVPTAQEYNGDFSDLGVRNSSSACTTVPIYDPNTATTTGSRRQYPGNKVTNLDPVAVAFSKMFYPQANNTSGTYDSCTHANNYINRPRGVSTEKLILGRLDYQISDKDNMVARYALYDNTGNNPGGYSSYFNRNDESQTQNALLTETHVFSSNLINEARIGIIRNGFPFQSATAGQNISGKIGLPDPTPLIGPVMSNGLATFNTTYGFRTNTGLDLVDDVTLIRGNHVFHLGVSFRWTEAFNYQLNGGDSFTFTATQTAAGNNTTTTTGTGSAFASFLAGAVSTASDNSAAGIAMRKINYAGYVQDDWKAGRRLTINAGLRYDFGPQAKEKKNGLSNVDITKPNGSNSALMGLVEYAGHGYGTNFANENFNDWGPRLGFVLLLTNDNKTVLRGGAAIYYTPNAGLDYTEAAGNINGFASQATSYSAATKTGPAFQLSGGLPYAPNQVLGAAGGQTAFLGNAVYVVQPTAKDPSSQQYTLSVSRELPFDTVLEATYLGNAGRHFPYSYTINQNTLDPKYFSLGTSYLNTSVTNPYAGMVPGALGASTITRANLLKPFPYYSGVYQSYARTQSYNGNFLYLTATRRATNGLQIIGSYTYGKLLDVPIFDLLLNSPGAGTNSVNGPQNWRDPSGDYSVDVQDVTHRGTISGLYDLPFGKGRKFLSGGGPLNYFVGGWQFNTIFTFEGGRPLVISGANNQGIATRPNLLPGAKVKLDHPTIAKWFNTAAFVNPADYSFGNMSRAYSHARGPSQTNFDMSIFKTTPITHGARLEFRIEAYNALNHTQLGQPNTTFVAGAPADPNNPTAEGGANTSATFGTITSALSARIVQLGAKILF, from the coding sequence ATGAACACTTTCAGGTCGCATAAGACCGCTATGTCGCTTCTGGCGTTAGCCGCCGTAAGTATGCCGTATGCCGCAGACGCACAGTTGGTACGCGGGACCATCGCTGGCACCGTCACCGATTCTGCCGGATCACGCATTGCAGGGGCAAAGGTTCACATCACCAACCAGAGCAATGGCATTGGACAGGACATAATCACAAGCGATAACGGGTCTTACACCTCTAGCCCTCTGGAGGCAGGGCACTACAAGGTGGAAGTTTCCAAGGATGGCTTCTCCACACTCATAAGCAGCGATATTGTTCTGGATGCTGCAGCACATGTCACGCAGGATGCAGCTTTGACGGTTGGAGCAACCACTGAAACCGTCACCGTCTCCGCATTGCCACCTGCTCTGAATACGACAGATGCAACGATCGGCAATACGATCGACAGCCGTGCGTCACAACAGTTACCAGTGAACGGACGCAGCGCTCTAGCATTGGCCACGCTGGTGCCCGGCGTCGTCTCTAATTTGGGCGCAGTGAGCGAAGGCTTTGCAAATCGTGGAACGTCAGTCTCAGCTATTCGCATTTCTGGCGGAGTCACGGGGCAGAACAGCAACCTGTTGGATGGCATTAACAACGTCAACTCACACACCAGCGAGATTGGCGTGAATGTGAAGTCTGACGCGATTCAGGAATTCCGCATTATGGCTGGCGTGATTCCCGCCCAGTTTGGCTACACGTCCGGCGGTGTGATCAACGTAGTGACACGCTCCGGTGGTAACCAGTTTCACGGCAGCCTGTATGAGTTCTTCCGCAACGATGCACTCGATGCAAACGTTGCATTCCCCCGTTCCCCCTTCGGCAAGCCTAAGGTACGGTTCAACAACTACGGCGGTACCGTAGGCGGACCTATCATCAAACAAAAACTGTTCTTCTTCACAAACCTGGAAGCCTACCACTACATAAGCGAAACACCTGCGTACACATCAGTACCGACAGCGCAGGAATACAACGGCGACTTCAGCGATTTGGGAGTGCGTAACTCCAGCAGCGCATGCACCACGGTGCCGATTTACGATCCGAACACGGCAACCACGACAGGGTCGCGCAGACAGTACCCCGGTAACAAAGTCACTAACCTTGATCCTGTTGCCGTTGCGTTCTCCAAAATGTTTTACCCGCAGGCAAACAATACAAGCGGCACCTACGACTCCTGCACGCACGCGAACAACTACATCAACAGGCCGCGCGGTGTGAGCACCGAAAAACTGATCCTGGGTCGTCTGGACTACCAGATAAGCGACAAAGACAATATGGTCGCTCGCTATGCCCTGTATGACAACACTGGCAATAATCCCGGGGGCTACAGCTCTTACTTCAATCGCAATGACGAATCGCAAACACAGAATGCGTTGCTGACAGAAACACATGTGTTTTCTTCGAATCTGATCAATGAAGCGCGGATCGGCATTATCCGCAATGGATTTCCTTTCCAATCTGCAACGGCGGGACAGAACATCTCAGGCAAGATTGGCTTGCCAGACCCCACCCCACTGATTGGGCCTGTGATGAGCAATGGCCTGGCAACATTCAACACCACGTACGGATTCCGAACGAATACGGGACTGGATTTAGTGGATGACGTTACGTTGATTCGCGGAAACCACGTGTTCCATCTGGGCGTGAGCTTCCGCTGGACAGAGGCATTCAACTATCAGTTGAACGGTGGGGATTCATTCACATTCACCGCCACGCAAACCGCTGCAGGCAATAACACCACAACAACCACTGGCACCGGCAGTGCCTTCGCCAGCTTTCTTGCGGGCGCTGTATCCACAGCTTCAGACAATTCAGCCGCGGGTATTGCGATGCGCAAGATCAACTATGCGGGCTATGTGCAGGACGATTGGAAAGCAGGCCGCAGACTCACCATCAACGCTGGTCTTCGTTATGACTTTGGACCGCAGGCAAAGGAAAAAAAGAACGGCCTGAGCAATGTGGACATCACTAAGCCAAATGGTTCCAACTCTGCGCTTATGGGATTGGTGGAATATGCGGGCCACGGTTACGGCACGAATTTCGCGAATGAAAACTTCAACGACTGGGGACCGCGTCTTGGCTTCGTGCTGCTGCTGACGAACGATAACAAGACAGTGCTGCGGGGTGGTGCTGCCATCTACTACACGCCGAATGCGGGTCTGGACTACACAGAAGCAGCAGGTAACATCAATGGATTCGCCAGCCAGGCCACTTCGTACAGCGCCGCGACGAAGACGGGGCCTGCGTTCCAGCTTTCTGGTGGTCTACCCTACGCACCAAACCAGGTGCTCGGTGCGGCCGGTGGCCAGACAGCGTTCCTGGGCAATGCAGTGTACGTGGTGCAGCCCACTGCAAAAGACCCCTCGTCGCAGCAGTACACGCTTTCCGTATCGCGTGAGCTTCCATTTGACACCGTTCTCGAAGCGACCTACCTGGGCAATGCGGGACGGCACTTTCCATACAGTTACACCATTAACCAGAACACGCTTGATCCGAAGTATTTCAGCCTGGGGACGAGCTACCTGAACACCAGCGTAACGAATCCATATGCTGGCATGGTGCCGGGAGCGCTCGGCGCATCCACCATCACGCGGGCAAACCTGCTCAAGCCATTCCCGTATTACAGTGGCGTTTATCAGAGCTATGCACGCACACAGTCCTACAATGGCAACTTTCTATATCTCACCGCAACGCGCCGTGCCACAAACGGTCTGCAGATCATCGGTTCTTATACCTACGGCAAACTCCTGGACGTCCCTATCTTCGATCTGCTGTTGAACTCACCGGGAGCAGGAACCAATTCCGTGAACGGTCCACAGAACTGGCGAGACCCATCCGGCGACTACAGCGTGGACGTGCAAGACGTTACGCATCGCGGAACAATCTCAGGCTTGTACGACCTGCCCTTCGGCAAAGGACGGAAGTTTCTTTCCGGCGGTGGACCGCTCAATTATTTTGTGGGCGGATGGCAATTCAACACCATCTTTACCTTTGAAGGTGGACGACCGCTGGTGATCTCTGGAGCAAACAATCAGGGCATTGCAACGCGTCCCAATCTGCTCCCTGGTGCAAAGGTGAAGCTGGATCATCCCACCATCGCCAAGTGGTTCAACACAGCGGCATTCGTCAATCCGGCAGACTACAGCTTCGGCAATATGTCGCGTGCCTATTCACACGCGCGTGGGCCTTCGCAGACAAACTTTGACATGTCCATCTTCAAAACGACGCCCATCACACACGGCGCGCGTCTTGAGTTTCGCATTGAAGCCTATAACGCTCTGAATCACACACAGCTTGGCCAGCCAAACACCACGTTTGTAGCCGGTGCACCAGCTGATCCAAACAATCCAACGGCGGAAGGGGGCGCCAACACCAGCGCGACCTTTGGCACCATCACTTCTGCGTTGTCCGCACGCATTGTGCAACTGGGGGCAAAGATACTTTTCTAA
- a CDS encoding sugar transferase, which translates to MASRLRKTIPRPRTERNWFTTVHPLRGSMLQRSASLKNTTYSNMRELALGPDNHSTESFEYDHVVPLNLIRSANVKTSSFAYRVVKRAFDICGCLLLMPVVLPVFLAVALLVRLSSPGPLFYREVRRGRNGREFTIFKFRSMHTKEHLREVLLYNECEMAQMKRRQEEKHTGDPRVTPVGRYLRKFSLDELPQLINVLRGEMSLVGPRPVVSAELERYGVNAHFYKLLVPGITGLWQVSGRNDVSYDQRVQFDVQYCSEWSAWLDISIVLRTIPAVLKGKGAY; encoded by the coding sequence ATGGCTAGTAGACTTCGGAAGACAATCCCGCGTCCTCGAACGGAGCGCAACTGGTTTACGACCGTCCACCCGCTAAGGGGTTCTATGCTTCAACGCAGTGCATCGCTTAAGAACACAACTTATTCAAATATGCGTGAACTGGCTCTCGGTCCCGATAACCACTCGACTGAGTCCTTTGAGTATGACCATGTAGTCCCGTTAAACCTCATTCGTTCTGCGAACGTCAAAACTTCCTCTTTTGCATACAGAGTTGTGAAGCGGGCTTTCGACATTTGCGGTTGTCTCCTGCTCATGCCGGTAGTCCTGCCTGTCTTTCTGGCAGTAGCTCTCTTAGTTCGACTGAGCTCCCCCGGACCGTTGTTTTATCGCGAAGTCAGGCGCGGGAGAAACGGGCGCGAGTTTACAATTTTCAAATTTCGCTCGATGCATACCAAGGAACATCTTCGCGAGGTGCTTCTTTATAACGAATGCGAGATGGCGCAAATGAAGCGCCGACAGGAAGAGAAGCACACTGGGGATCCACGCGTAACACCTGTAGGTCGGTATCTTCGTAAGTTCAGCCTCGATGAATTGCCGCAACTGATTAATGTGCTGCGTGGAGAGATGTCACTTGTGGGCCCCCGCCCGGTGGTATCGGCTGAACTTGAGCGCTATGGTGTCAACGCTCATTTTTACAAGCTGCTGGTTCCTGGAATCACCGGTCTGTGGCAAGTTTCAGGGCGAAATGACGTGAGCTATGACCAGCGAGTACAGTTCGATGTCCAGTACTGCAGCGAGTGGAGCGCATGGCTCGACATATCGATCGTTCTTCGTACAATCCCGGCTGTCCTCAAAGGTAAGGGCGCTTACTAA
- the nqrF gene encoding NADH:ubiquinone reductase (Na(+)-transporting) subunit F — MSSTISSPKLHLDYSLTGVNSKLAIEKGLAEADWYQSPVSREAMRQLLERRDGPAIRDTLLWFALIGFCAYLTWRLWGSWWAILPYLAYAALYGGSSDSRWHESGHGTAFRTDWMNTVLYEVSSFMVLREATVWRWSHTRHHSDTIIVGRDPEISIPRPPDLVAIVKKFVSLGAYPKYVVSIVRHSFGIMSSDEKTFIPQFAFSTVYWKARVHLAAYIAVLTLAVVEHSFLPILMVGLANLFGAWLMVIYSVTQHAGLAENVLDHRLNCRTVYMNPINRFLYWNMNYHIEHHMYPLVPFHNLPRLHALIKDDCPAPYPSLYAAWKEIVPAVWKQIGDPTFHVKRVLPQAASRSVLAGACPEPETTSDGWVIACTSADVLPNDVVRFDHGRKTFAVCRDESGAVHVLDGICSHGNVHLSGGLVKGNILECPKHNGRFYLADGSPARTPVCRGVATYEAEEREGLVHINLHANKVVGTHNSKTFRLRVVSNDNVATFIKELVLEPDAPWRPAEFSPGDYLQIEIPGYDEVRFSDFTIPEPFAAVWHAQHVFDHVVSNRDGESRWNNYSIASNLAMDKFLRFNVRIATPPPGQACPPGVGSSYLFHLKPGDHVTASGPFGDFHIRPTLREMVYIGGGAGMAPIHAHISHLLETEQSSRRVSFWYGARSGQELFYDDYFRKLEEEHPNFTFQPALSALMEGEQWDGHRGFIHDVVREQLLQSHVNPAAAEYYLCGPPMMMKATTRMLSEFGVPATQITFDEF; from the coding sequence ATGAGCTCTACGATCTCGTCGCCGAAACTGCATCTCGATTACAGTCTCACGGGCGTGAACTCAAAGCTGGCGATTGAGAAAGGGTTGGCGGAGGCCGATTGGTATCAAAGCCCGGTATCGCGCGAGGCGATGCGACAACTGCTGGAGCGGCGTGACGGCCCTGCAATACGCGACACCCTGCTGTGGTTTGCATTGATCGGTTTTTGTGCGTATCTCACGTGGCGTTTGTGGGGTTCATGGTGGGCCATTCTCCCGTACCTTGCATATGCCGCCTTGTATGGAGGTTCTTCAGACTCACGATGGCATGAATCTGGGCATGGCACGGCGTTCCGCACGGATTGGATGAATACTGTCTTGTATGAAGTGTCATCTTTCATGGTGCTTCGCGAAGCTACGGTATGGCGCTGGAGCCATACGCGTCACCACAGTGACACGATTATTGTTGGCCGCGATCCGGAGATCAGTATTCCGAGGCCCCCTGACCTGGTTGCCATCGTCAAGAAATTTGTCTCACTTGGTGCGTACCCGAAATATGTGGTGTCGATTGTGCGGCACTCATTCGGGATCATGTCCAGCGATGAGAAAACGTTCATCCCGCAATTCGCGTTTTCAACCGTGTACTGGAAAGCCAGGGTTCATCTTGCGGCCTACATCGCGGTGTTGACACTCGCTGTGGTTGAACATTCATTCCTGCCAATTCTCATGGTTGGTCTGGCTAACCTTTTTGGTGCATGGCTGATGGTGATCTACAGCGTCACACAGCACGCTGGACTAGCAGAAAATGTGTTGGATCACCGTTTGAACTGCAGAACGGTATACATGAATCCAATCAATCGCTTTCTGTACTGGAACATGAATTACCACATTGAGCACCACATGTATCCGCTGGTGCCGTTCCACAATCTTCCACGTCTGCATGCGCTCATCAAAGACGATTGCCCTGCGCCCTACCCCAGTCTCTATGCGGCGTGGAAAGAGATTGTCCCGGCAGTGTGGAAGCAGATTGGCGACCCCACATTCCATGTAAAACGTGTGCTGCCGCAAGCGGCCTCGCGCAGTGTACTGGCGGGCGCATGTCCTGAACCTGAGACAACGAGTGACGGATGGGTCATCGCGTGTACGTCCGCGGATGTTCTACCCAATGATGTCGTTCGCTTTGATCACGGTCGAAAGACATTCGCGGTGTGTCGCGATGAATCGGGCGCAGTACATGTTCTTGACGGCATCTGCTCGCATGGGAATGTCCATCTCTCCGGTGGCTTGGTTAAAGGAAACATCCTTGAATGTCCCAAACATAATGGGCGGTTTTATCTTGCAGACGGTTCACCTGCTCGCACACCCGTCTGCCGTGGAGTCGCTACATATGAAGCGGAAGAGCGCGAGGGGTTAGTTCATATCAACCTTCACGCGAATAAAGTCGTTGGAACGCATAATTCCAAGACGTTCCGCCTGCGCGTGGTAAGCAACGACAATGTCGCGACGTTTATCAAGGAGCTTGTCCTTGAGCCCGATGCACCTTGGAGACCAGCAGAATTTTCTCCCGGCGACTATCTGCAAATTGAAATTCCGGGGTATGACGAAGTACGGTTTTCTGACTTCACCATACCGGAGCCTTTTGCGGCCGTCTGGCATGCGCAACACGTGTTTGACCACGTTGTGTCAAACCGTGATGGAGAGTCGCGTTGGAATAACTATTCGATTGCCAGCAATCTTGCGATGGACAAATTCCTACGATTCAACGTGCGCATTGCTACTCCACCTCCCGGGCAGGCGTGCCCTCCAGGAGTCGGATCCAGCTACCTCTTTCACCTCAAGCCAGGCGATCACGTGACGGCGTCAGGGCCGTTCGGAGATTTCCATATCAGGCCGACGTTGCGTGAGATGGTGTACATCGGTGGTGGAGCAGGAATGGCTCCGATTCATGCTCACATCTCGCATCTTCTGGAGACAGAACAATCATCGCGTCGCGTTAGCTTTTGGTACGGCGCGCGATCCGGCCAGGAATTGTTTTACGACGACTATTTCCGGAAGCTCGAAGAGGAACACCCGAACTTCACCTTCCAGCCCGCGCTCTCGGCCTTGATGGAAGGGGAGCAATGGGACGGGCATCGCGGCTTTATCCATGACGTTGTTCGAGAACAGCTTTTGCAGTCTCATGTGAACCCGGCAGCCGCTGAGTATTATCTTTGTGGCCCTCCCATGATGATGAAGGCGACCACACGGATGTTGTCTGAGTTCGGAGTTCCCGCCACGCAGATTACCTTTGACGAATTCTGA
- a CDS encoding LysR family transcriptional regulator — protein sequence MTDLHHLRVFQAVAVTGSFTEAGRSLFLSQSTISLHVKQLESELGCVLFVRGPRRVALSPAGKTLLAYAERILADVKNAELAVREYSTTQRGTIRFGVGASTLIYLLPKVLRDYRAKYNQIEIQVSTATTEVLLQGLLDQTLDLAIVMSPSAALAQVETVPLVQERLLVVLPETHPLSTKRILVPQDLDGLPLISHLPGTAMRTVQRNYFEQLGITPRIAMEMENMEAIKSVVLAGMGMALLPDCSVTGAAGKGLSAKQVRGFPLHRELLIACLRWEAQPPATRRLAQRIQRACSVSTNP from the coding sequence GTGACCGATCTACATCATCTCCGAGTATTCCAGGCAGTTGCCGTTACCGGCTCGTTTACTGAAGCGGGACGATCGCTTTTTCTGTCACAATCCACGATTTCGCTGCATGTGAAGCAATTGGAGAGTGAACTCGGATGCGTCTTATTCGTCCGCGGCCCACGCCGAGTTGCCTTGTCGCCCGCAGGCAAAACCTTGCTGGCATACGCTGAGCGCATTCTTGCCGACGTGAAGAATGCTGAACTCGCGGTGCGCGAGTACTCCACAACGCAGCGAGGAACAATTCGCTTTGGAGTTGGTGCATCAACACTGATCTATCTTTTGCCAAAGGTGTTGCGCGACTATCGTGCGAAATATAACCAGATTGAGATTCAGGTGAGTACCGCAACAACGGAGGTGTTGTTGCAAGGGCTACTGGACCAGACGCTTGATCTTGCAATTGTCATGAGCCCCTCCGCTGCACTCGCACAAGTAGAAACGGTTCCGCTTGTACAGGAACGATTGCTTGTTGTCCTTCCCGAGACACATCCACTGAGCACGAAACGGATACTGGTGCCACAAGATCTGGATGGTCTACCGTTGATCTCCCACCTGCCAGGTACTGCAATGCGCACGGTCCAACGAAACTACTTCGAGCAACTGGGAATCACCCCACGCATCGCCATGGAAATGGAGAACATGGAGGCGATCAAGAGTGTTGTGCTTGCGGGGATGGGGATGGCACTACTCCCGGACTGCTCAGTCACTGGTGCTGCGGGGAAGGGACTGTCCGCAAAGCAAGTGAGAGGATTTCCGCTGCATCGCGAACTTCTGATCGCGTGTCTTCGATGGGAGGCGCAGCCACCAGCGACGAGGCGATTGGCACAGCGTATTCAACGCGCATGTTCCGTGAGCACCAACCCCTAG
- a CDS encoding MFS transporter: MVTLDPRAQRESRTVIEIAAPRESQKSRYRWLVVALLFLATGINYMDRSALGILAHTLDLEFKWSEDSYGNIVIGFTLAYGVGYIIAGRIVDWLGTRIGYAVFVFLWTLAAISHAFASSVMGFFFARLCLGFAESGNFPAAIRAISEWFAPEERAFATGIFNSGSNLAALVAPGFIAFILARYHSWRAAFVGVGVLGFVWLILWLFFPYQRLLSGEAKRRVQPVATGATQGTRWIDLLRLRVMWAFVFVKAMTDPVWWLYLFWLPKFLQQRFHLSVAQIGIPLAIIYCASSLGAVVGGWSAGYLIRRGWKILSARKAVLAVSAACALLLMLATRLDSLTEMIALFSVLTAAHQAWAANLFAANADCFPAATLSSSVGIAGAAGAFGGVVFQKFTGLVLQVSHGDYTLVFLVAGVAYAAALIVFHILTKNAIEYPA, encoded by the coding sequence ATGGTCACACTGGACCCGCGAGCACAACGAGAGAGTCGTACTGTGATTGAAATCGCGGCTCCCAGGGAGTCACAGAAGAGCCGTTATCGTTGGCTCGTTGTCGCCCTGTTGTTTCTGGCCACCGGCATTAACTATATGGACCGCTCCGCGCTTGGCATCCTGGCGCATACGCTTGATCTTGAGTTCAAGTGGAGCGAAGACAGCTACGGAAACATCGTCATCGGGTTTACGCTTGCCTATGGTGTTGGCTACATCATCGCTGGGCGCATCGTGGACTGGCTCGGCACGCGTATTGGCTATGCTGTGTTCGTGTTCTTGTGGACGCTGGCTGCAATATCCCATGCGTTTGCCAGCAGCGTGATGGGTTTTTTCTTCGCACGCCTTTGTCTTGGCTTTGCAGAGAGTGGCAATTTTCCTGCGGCAATCCGAGCAATCTCCGAATGGTTTGCACCCGAGGAGCGAGCCTTTGCAACGGGCATCTTCAACTCGGGCTCCAACCTCGCTGCACTGGTTGCTCCTGGCTTTATCGCGTTTATATTGGCGCGTTATCATTCCTGGCGAGCTGCGTTTGTTGGTGTCGGTGTACTCGGGTTCGTGTGGTTGATTCTGTGGCTGTTCTTCCCTTATCAACGCTTGCTTTCCGGAGAAGCGAAGCGCCGAGTTCAGCCTGTAGCTACCGGAGCCACACAAGGCACGCGTTGGATTGACTTGTTGCGTCTTCGCGTTATGTGGGCATTTGTTTTCGTCAAGGCCATGACGGATCCGGTTTGGTGGCTATATCTCTTCTGGTTGCCGAAGTTCCTGCAACAGCGGTTCCATCTCTCCGTGGCACAAATTGGTATTCCCCTTGCAATCATCTATTGTGCCTCGTCGCTCGGCGCAGTAGTTGGCGGTTGGAGTGCGGGTTATCTCATTCGACGTGGATGGAAGATATTGAGTGCGCGCAAAGCTGTACTTGCGGTCAGCGCAGCGTGCGCTTTGCTTTTGATGCTGGCAACAAGGCTTGACTCTCTGACAGAGATGATTGCGTTATTCAGCGTCCTTACAGCTGCACACCAAGCGTGGGCCGCCAATTTATTCGCGGCCAATGCGGATTGCTTCCCCGCCGCAACTCTGTCCTCGTCTGTAGGAATTGCAGGTGCTGCAGGAGCATTTGGGGGAGTTGTCTTTCAGAAATTCACTGGCTTGGTGCTTCAGGTGTCGCATGGCGACTATACCCTGGTCTTTCTCGTCGCGGGTGTGGCCTACGCCGCTGCGCTGATCGTGTTCCACATTCTCACCAAAAACGCGATAGAGTATCCCGCGTGA